The following are encoded in a window of Gemmatimonas sp. genomic DNA:
- a CDS encoding lipopolysaccharide kinase InaA family protein, translating into MSHTPLTRAVGRADVTGIPTAVDDLVEIVREHDTLYDWAAEQPQPRAMRGRAPVYVATLPECGIPVVVRHGWHGGLLAPLTADRFRRPTRAPVEMERSAALRAAGVPTTEVLGFARYPASFGLCHVDVVTRLVADAADLGMVLAGLAPFVDCETALASTQRLLIQLASHGVIHPDLNVKNILLRPTAGGIEALIIDVDVVRWDPSRSPDETMRANVARLTRSVRKWRTHFGCDVTDARIAAFTDSVAAELTSASHPDER; encoded by the coding sequence ATGAGTCACACGCCGCTCACCCGAGCGGTCGGCCGCGCCGACGTAACGGGCATTCCCACCGCGGTCGATGATCTGGTGGAAATCGTACGCGAACACGACACACTGTACGATTGGGCCGCCGAGCAGCCGCAGCCGCGCGCGATGCGCGGTCGCGCACCGGTGTATGTGGCCACGCTTCCGGAGTGCGGTATCCCGGTCGTTGTTCGTCACGGCTGGCACGGCGGCCTGCTGGCGCCGCTGACCGCCGACCGCTTTCGACGCCCCACCCGTGCCCCGGTGGAGATGGAGCGGTCGGCCGCGTTGCGCGCCGCCGGCGTCCCAACCACCGAAGTGCTCGGTTTTGCGCGCTATCCGGCGTCCTTCGGGCTCTGTCATGTCGACGTCGTGACGCGCCTCGTCGCCGACGCCGCCGACCTCGGCATGGTACTCGCCGGCCTCGCCCCCTTCGTGGATTGCGAGACGGCGTTGGCATCCACCCAGCGGCTGCTCATACAACTGGCCAGTCACGGCGTGATTCATCCGGATCTCAACGTCAAGAATATTCTACTGCGGCCCACGGCCGGTGGCATCGAGGCGCTGATCATCGACGTCGACGTCGTTCGCTGGGACCCGTCGCGTTCGCCGGACGAAACCATGCGCGCCAACGTCGCTCGACTCACGCGGTCGGTGCGCAAGTGGCGCACGCATTTCGGCTGCGACGTGACGGACGCCCGCATCGCCGCCTTTACCGACAGCGTGGCCGCCGAGTTGACGTCCGCTTCACACCCCGATGAACGCTAG
- a CDS encoding glycosyltransferase family 9 protein yields the protein MTASSTTPPLPSLALDRVGIVMMSAVGDAVHVMPIIHAIKAHAPASRITWVLQPGPATLVRGHPLVDDIVLFDRSKGWKAFLDTRRELASRRFDVVLALQVYFKAGLITSVTNAPVKLGFDRERARDANWLFTTHRIPPHTGQHVQDQYFEFIDALGVPHGAPQWTLGPWNDEERAWQRDFHAQFDRPIAPIVVATSKEAKDWMPERWAAVCHLLWNEFGLQPVLVGGRSPREVAAEAIILRDAPMAHSALGSGLRRLAAILDGAAVALSPDTGPLHLAVALRTPVISLLGYTNPKRVGPYDFSRDLMIDAYGDPGEEYPLDMTYRLDRMQRITVDDVRAMLTRWQERYHAPRSATVSGPKA from the coding sequence GTGACCGCTTCCTCCACCACCCCTCCCCTGCCGTCCCTGGCACTCGATCGCGTCGGTATCGTGATGATGAGTGCGGTCGGTGACGCCGTGCACGTCATGCCGATCATCCATGCGATCAAGGCGCATGCACCGGCGTCGCGCATCACGTGGGTACTGCAGCCCGGACCGGCTACGTTGGTGCGCGGACATCCGTTGGTCGACGACATCGTCCTCTTCGATCGATCGAAGGGGTGGAAGGCGTTCCTGGATACCCGTCGCGAACTGGCCTCCCGACGCTTCGATGTCGTGCTGGCCCTGCAGGTGTACTTCAAGGCGGGCCTCATCACGAGCGTGACGAACGCACCGGTGAAACTGGGCTTCGATCGCGAACGCGCGCGCGACGCCAACTGGTTGTTCACGACCCATCGCATACCGCCGCACACCGGCCAGCATGTGCAGGATCAGTACTTCGAGTTCATCGATGCACTCGGTGTGCCGCACGGCGCTCCGCAGTGGACGTTGGGCCCGTGGAATGACGAAGAGCGGGCCTGGCAACGCGACTTCCATGCGCAGTTCGATCGGCCGATCGCACCCATCGTCGTGGCCACCAGCAAGGAAGCCAAAGACTGGATGCCCGAGCGATGGGCCGCCGTGTGTCACTTGCTGTGGAACGAGTTCGGGCTCCAGCCGGTGCTCGTGGGCGGGCGCTCACCTCGCGAGGTGGCGGCCGAAGCGATCATCCTGCGCGACGCGCCGATGGCGCACTCCGCGCTCGGCAGCGGCTTGCGGCGGCTAGCGGCGATTCTCGACGGAGCGGCGGTGGCGCTCTCCCCCGACACCGGTCCGTTGCATCTGGCCGTGGCGTTGCGCACGCCCGTGATCTCGCTGCTCGGGTACACCAATCCCAAGCGGGTCGGGCCGTACGACTTCTCGCGCGATCTGATGATCGATGCCTACGGCGATCCGGGTGAGGAGTATCCCCTCGATATGACGTACCGCCTCGACCGGATGCAGCGAATAACGGTGGACGACGTTCGGGCCATGCTCACGCGCTGGCAGGAGCGCTATCACGCCCCGCGGTCGGCGACCGTGAGTGGGCCGAAGGCGTAG
- a CDS encoding adenylate/guanylate cyclase domain-containing protein encodes MSLVLVSASGDRRFPLTGRTGFVAGRELSCTLPILDPAVSRRHAELRVSDSGTLEVEDLKSRNGTWVNGARVQRATVLPGDTLAFGTVAFTLLHEDPVGTRSPSPSASASPAASPSASPVPAFDGGSTVLFERRVPSREQSLADVAHVTAGHGQAAARLAQLVGIAQHLGGSTDLDALLEALAGDLFRSFDADRVAILLRDSDGLLQTRVSRDRRGNIPRPVPRAIANGVAERQVALLTNDAGADARTAGASVLQQSVQSAMAAPLIGEQTTTLGVLYVDHLRDTDVFTDEDLAFLVAFAGIASAAVEREAATARLQQAARVRANFERYFAPQIARRIADSTGRVAPGGARQHVVVLFSDIRGFTSIAESLPPTQMADQLNEYFGAMVDCVFRHEGALDKFIGDAIMAYWGVPEAGEHDAGRAVAAALDMQLALSALNARWTAEGRPLLSVGIGIHSGDAFVGNIGSPRRLEFTLIGDTVNVANRLCSLAAGGEILVSDAVRDALADPNCCTSRSELAVARQHGAPPDVWQVLSGWSAS; translated from the coding sequence ATGTCCCTCGTGCTCGTCTCAGCCTCGGGTGACCGGCGCTTTCCGCTCACCGGACGCACCGGCTTTGTCGCGGGTCGCGAGCTCTCGTGCACGCTGCCCATCCTCGATCCGGCGGTTTCACGTCGTCACGCCGAGCTTCGGGTATCGGATTCGGGCACGCTCGAGGTGGAGGATCTGAAGTCACGCAATGGCACCTGGGTCAACGGCGCGCGCGTGCAGCGTGCGACCGTGCTTCCCGGTGACACGCTGGCCTTCGGCACCGTCGCGTTCACGCTGCTGCACGAAGACCCGGTCGGCACCCGATCGCCGTCTCCGTCCGCATCAGCGTCGCCAGCGGCATCACCGTCGGCGTCGCCGGTGCCAGCGTTCGATGGCGGTTCAACCGTGCTCTTCGAGCGTCGCGTGCCCTCGCGCGAACAGTCGCTGGCCGATGTGGCCCACGTCACCGCGGGTCACGGACAGGCGGCGGCGCGCCTCGCGCAACTGGTCGGAATCGCGCAGCACCTCGGTGGCTCTACCGATCTCGACGCGCTGCTCGAGGCGCTGGCCGGCGACCTTTTTCGCAGCTTCGATGCCGACCGCGTGGCCATTCTCCTGCGCGACAGCGACGGACTGCTGCAGACGCGGGTGTCGCGCGATCGTCGGGGCAATATTCCGCGGCCCGTTCCTCGGGCCATCGCCAACGGTGTGGCCGAACGGCAGGTCGCGCTGCTCACCAACGATGCGGGCGCAGACGCGCGCACGGCCGGTGCGTCCGTGCTGCAGCAGTCCGTACAGTCGGCGATGGCCGCGCCGCTGATCGGCGAGCAGACCACCACGCTCGGCGTCCTGTACGTGGATCATCTGCGGGACACCGATGTCTTCACCGATGAAGATCTCGCGTTTCTCGTAGCCTTCGCGGGGATCGCCTCGGCGGCCGTTGAACGCGAAGCCGCGACCGCACGGCTGCAGCAGGCCGCTCGCGTGCGCGCGAATTTTGAACGCTACTTCGCCCCGCAGATCGCGCGTCGCATCGCCGACAGCACCGGCCGCGTCGCGCCTGGTGGCGCGCGTCAGCATGTGGTCGTGCTGTTCAGCGATATCCGTGGATTCACCTCGATCGCCGAGTCGCTGCCGCCAACCCAGATGGCCGACCAGCTGAACGAATACTTCGGCGCGATGGTCGATTGCGTGTTCCGGCACGAGGGCGCGCTCGATAAGTTCATCGGCGACGCCATCATGGCGTATTGGGGCGTGCCGGAAGCCGGCGAGCACGATGCCGGTCGCGCCGTGGCCGCGGCGCTCGACATGCAGCTGGCGCTGAGCGCACTGAATGCCCGCTGGACGGCCGAGGGCCGTCCGCTGCTCAGCGTCGGCATCGGGATTCACTCCGGCGACGCATTCGTCGGCAACATCGGATCACCGCGCCGGCTCGAGTTCACGCTCATCGGCGACACCGTGAATGTCGCGAACCGTTTGTGCAGTCTAGCCGCCGGCGGGGAAATTCTGGTCAGCGATGCCGTGCGTGATGCGCTCGCCGACCCGAACTGCTGTACGTCGCGCAGCGAACTCGCCGTGGCGCGACAGCATGGCGCACCGCCGGATGTCTGGCAGGTGCTGTCCGGCTGGTCGGCGTCATGA